Proteins encoded by one window of Monoglobus pectinilyticus:
- the efp gene encoding elongation factor P — MITAGDFRNGMTFEYDGSVCQVVEFQHVKPGKGAAFVRTKFKNVITGAVVEKSFNPTEKFEKAMVERKDMEYLYQDGDLYYFMDPETYEQAPLSADQLGDALKFVKENMQVKFCSFKGKVFSVEPPTFVELAVTHTEPGVKGNTATNVTKPATLETGATVTVPMFINDGDMIRVDTRTGEYMERV; from the coding sequence ATGATAACTGCTGGTGATTTTAGAAATGGAATGACATTTGAATATGACGGAAGCGTATGTCAGGTTGTTGAATTCCAACATGTTAAACCTGGAAAAGGCGCTGCTTTTGTCAGAACTAAATTTAAAAATGTAATAACTGGCGCGGTTGTTGAAAAATCTTTTAACCCGACTGAGAAGTTTGAAAAGGCTATGGTTGAAAGAAAAGATATGGAATATCTTTATCAGGATGGAGATTTATATTATTTTATGGATCCTGAAACATATGAACAGGCTCCTCTCAGCGCTGACCAGTTAGGCGACGCTCTTAAATTTGTTAAAGAGAATATGCAGGTTAAGTTTTGTTCTTTCAAAGGGAAAGTTTTTTCAGTTGAGCCTCCGACATTTGTTGAGCTTGCTGTTACGCATACTGAACCCGGAGTTAAAGGCAATACCGCTACAAACGTAACAAAGCCGGCTACTCTTGAAACAGGTGCTACTGTGACTGTCCCGATGTTTATTAATGACGGGGATATGATAAGAGTGGATACGCGTACCGGAGAGTATATGGAAAGAGTATAA
- a CDS encoding pectinesterase family protein, which produces MSDNEINSWLQSRTYIGNEYNLDPEKNGRKDSPRERACALYTASDRVIIRDCRVVSKQDTIGINKNRIYFENCFLEGTTDYICGGAVAVMNNCTLNVGSAKPMDSNTGATDSACITAAGQSSGNGYLFYNCEVTGTDWATPSELGRPWNANAEVTYINTKINKCKRSGYTNKYLISDKGWTDMGDNKAEDARFGEYGSVDAETGKAITSSVSIRKKFMLNEWSMLEYNPYNYLRGSDNWDPSGMNRYYSEFDENASSINIDTSGEGDIILPEAADGYGYQWESDSTYASVDKDKNTISIIRPLYGDEPVETNISVYIRKNGTQYGAKKVIPLTIQPHSSAENTFSVNGTVSLSSASKEEVKVTVTLMQGGCPVKTLDVTVPAGQESADYAINNLPEGSYTAQISTDTREYTLMTDSSVELSGRSGETKELNISLSESMATPYPAKFTVDDLIKTEDMMRWSNGVDVTTSSDSTKPLKTASSASATNLLVKTPENYTAEYEKAFGPADSLRTNFTKKLGYINFCAESEESTPSIDTYISVYFSVSEEQAAKGPYKVYVLTNRKRNDSRISIETPKVGFVENLSADFVNMSTDTDGTGVHVIELPEFKAGTYEFKWYPVRTADGGTKVASDFFALRFLPVSETDGK; this is translated from the coding sequence ATGTCTGATAATGAGATAAATAGCTGGCTTCAGTCTAGAACGTATATAGGAAATGAATATAACCTCGACCCGGAGAAGAATGGGAGAAAAGATTCACCAAGAGAGCGTGCCTGCGCATTGTATACCGCTTCTGACAGAGTTATAATACGCGATTGCAGAGTGGTTTCAAAGCAGGACACAATTGGAATAAATAAAAACCGTATATATTTTGAAAATTGCTTCTTAGAAGGAACAACCGATTATATTTGCGGAGGTGCAGTAGCCGTTATGAACAACTGCACCCTCAATGTCGGTTCGGCCAAGCCTATGGATTCAAATACAGGCGCAACCGATTCTGCCTGCATAACAGCGGCAGGGCAGTCGTCAGGCAATGGATATTTATTCTATAACTGCGAGGTTACCGGAACAGATTGGGCCACACCGAGCGAGTTAGGAAGACCATGGAATGCAAATGCGGAGGTCACATATATAAATACAAAAATTAATAAATGTAAGCGCAGCGGATATACGAATAAGTATTTGATTTCAGATAAGGGCTGGACAGATATGGGCGATAATAAAGCGGAAGACGCCCGCTTTGGTGAATATGGTTCTGTGGACGCTGAAACCGGTAAGGCCATTACAAGCAGTGTGTCAATACGTAAAAAGTTTATGCTGAACGAATGGTCAATGCTTGAGTATAACCCATATAATTATCTCAGAGGCAGCGATAACTGGGATCCATCCGGTATGAACCGGTATTATTCGGAGTTTGATGAGAATGCCTCTTCAATTAACATTGACACTTCAGGTGAAGGCGATATTATTCTACCTGAAGCGGCAGATGGTTATGGTTATCAGTGGGAATCAGACAGCACATACGCAAGTGTTGACAAAGATAAGAACACAATTTCTATTATTCGGCCATTATATGGAGACGAGCCGGTAGAAACCAATATTTCGGTATATATACGCAAAAACGGAACGCAGTATGGCGCGAAAAAAGTTATTCCGCTTACAATTCAGCCGCACAGCAGTGCGGAAAATACATTCAGTGTAAACGGAACCGTGAGCTTGTCTTCTGCTTCCAAGGAGGAAGTGAAGGTTACAGTTACACTTATGCAGGGCGGCTGCCCAGTTAAAACTCTGGATGTAACAGTTCCTGCCGGTCAGGAGAGTGCAGACTATGCGATAAATAATCTTCCCGAGGGCAGTTATACAGCTCAAATATCGACCGATACGCGTGAATATACTTTGATGACAGATTCAAGCGTTGAGCTTTCAGGTAGATCTGGCGAGACAAAGGAATTAAATATCTCACTGAGCGAGTCAATGGCTACGCCTTACCCTGCAAAATTCACTGTTGACGATTTAATCAAAACAGAAGATATGATGCGCTGGAGCAACGGCGTAGATGTCACAACTTCGTCTGACAGCACAAAGCCTCTTAAAACGGCTTCAAGCGCAAGCGCAACCAACCTTTTGGTAAAAACTCCTGAAAACTATACAGCGGAGTATGAAAAAGCGTTTGGCCCTGCAGATAGTTTGCGTACGAATTTCACCAAGAAGCTGGGCTATATAAACTTCTGCGCCGAAAGTGAGGAAAGCACCCCTTCAATTGATACATATATTTCGGTTTACTTCTCAGTATCAGAGGAGCAGGCTGCAAAGGGACCGTACAAGGTTTATGTGCTTACCAACAGAAAGCGTAATGATTCACGCATATCTATTGAGACGCCGAAAGTTGGATTTGTTGAAAATCTTTCGGCTGATTTTGTAAATATGTCAACAGATACCGACGGCACAGGAGTACATGTAATTGAGCTTCCTGAGTTTAAAGCGGGCACATATGAATTCAAGTGGTATCCGGTGAGAACGGCAGACGGAGGCACAAAAGTCGCTTCAGATTTCTTTGCTTTGAGATTCCTTCCGGTTTCCGAGACAGACGGAAAGTAG
- a CDS encoding CD1247 N-terminal domain-containing protein, whose protein sequence is MSDLTKEAAYIKGLFDGMKLDSQKDETKILSSIISFLEKTADEIDMLDQEQGFLADQIDDVEEVIDVLAEEISDEYDDDADEYQIKCDNCGNNVHFTGDDIDDLVEGNFDCPYCGETVQLDLSGMEDGCDCGCSHDHSEE, encoded by the coding sequence ATGTCTGATTTGACAAAAGAAGCGGCATATATCAAAGGTTTGTTCGATGGTATGAAGCTGGATTCACAGAAGGATGAAACGAAAATTTTATCATCTATAATTAGTTTTTTAGAGAAAACTGCTGATGAGATAGATATGCTTGACCAAGAGCAGGGATTTCTTGCAGACCAAATTGACGATGTTGAAGAAGTTATTGATGTTTTAGCAGAGGAAATCAGCGATGAGTATGACGATGACGCTGATGAATATCAAATTAAGTGTGACAATTGTGGAAACAATGTTCATTTTACCGGCGACGACATTGATGATTTGGTTGAAGGTAATTTCGACTGTCCATATTGCGGTGAAACTGTACAGTTGGACTTGAGCGGTATGGAAGACGGATGTGACTGCGGATGCAGTCATGACCACAGCGAAGAATAG
- a CDS encoding peptidase G2 autoproteolytic cleavage domain-containing protein, producing MATKILGMTALTKLVDKTKKYVNDKKMINVMNDSSASGNYSVVLGGQGTVPGVCSVSLGGYSNAVNGERAVAIGGWSLLCNGYNTVCGKNNLEPTAGYYSHNNGDGFIVGNGTLSSRSNAFRAAYSGDVYAMKSINGTGADYAELREWSDGNPNNEDRCGLFVCFDGEKIRLANSEDPKDLLGVISGNPCIVGNNYDDQWSGKYKKDVFGRLLTEHITWKEETDNEGNIITPAGEGDVYILSEDYDPSQSYIPRKDRPEWGYMGTHGELVVIDDGTCEAQGRCKPNNEAKATAAEDGFYVLERIDDKHIKIFMR from the coding sequence ATGGCAACAAAAATTTTAGGAATGACAGCATTGACAAAGTTAGTTGATAAGACGAAAAAATATGTAAACGATAAAAAGATGATAAATGTAATGAATGATTCAAGTGCAAGTGGAAACTACTCTGTTGTTTTAGGAGGGCAGGGGACGGTGCCCGGAGTTTGTTCGGTTTCATTGGGCGGTTATTCTAATGCTGTGAATGGAGAAAGGGCAGTAGCAATAGGCGGCTGGTCTTTGCTCTGCAACGGTTATAATACTGTGTGCGGTAAAAATAATTTAGAACCAACAGCCGGATATTATTCTCATAATAACGGCGACGGATTTATAGTTGGAAACGGGACTTTAAGTTCCCGTTCCAACGCCTTCCGTGCGGCGTACAGCGGTGATGTGTATGCTATGAAGTCAATAAACGGAACCGGAGCCGACTATGCGGAACTTAGAGAATGGTCAGACGGAAATCCCAATAATGAGGACAGGTGCGGACTATTTGTATGCTTTGACGGTGAGAAGATACGGCTTGCAAATTCAGAAGACCCAAAAGACTTACTTGGAGTAATTTCAGGAAATCCATGTATAGTTGGAAACAACTATGACGACCAGTGGAGCGGTAAATATAAGAAGGATGTATTTGGCCGGTTGCTTACCGAACATATAACGTGGAAAGAAGAAACAGATAATGAAGGCAATATTATAACACCTGCAGGTGAGGGAGATGTATATATTTTATCTGAAGATTATGACCCTTCACAAAGTTACATACCGAGAAAAGACCGCCCGGAATGGGGATATATGGGAACGCACGGAGAATTGGTTGTTATAGACGACGGCACATGTGAAGCACAAGGCCGATGCAAGCCGAATAACGAGGCAAAAGCAACGGCGGCAGAAGATGGATTTTATGTGCTTGAAAGGATAGATGATAAGCATATTAAAATATTTATGAGATAA
- a CDS encoding EAL domain-containing protein: MTSNKKRKILVVDDVEQNRMILSEILKDDYTVIEADDGDVCLKKLREDKDIILVLLDIVMPKMDGFQVLREMSKDKELQHKSVIITTADRAIDAEIRALRDGAVDFLEKPYNSDIVKCRVDNIVTRIVLESEILEEKLDLANERLAAMVDLIPDGIAIFDYYESGRVDLGYYNEYFANIFNITRSIADTEKISFESLNQLFELDLIYPGDRSHLEEKVKKCIDDSGTLTCQFRIKRNGAFSWVRMSMITFLGSNGVCRCHVLFSDISSEKDREEQITDALNKLRYVTRHDKLTQIYNRETFCASTDKLLSVNPSVKYSIIMWDIKNFKVINELFGSDKGDKILILIADTLKSLVGNNGIYGRMESDKFVVCIPASLCDINSIINKMDMTLNSANIVDYNLKIFAGIYNIINDEKIPIDQMCDRANMALKSAKRDYVNRYSYYDSEMRKMVMEEELILNDMDTALQNQQFKVCYQPIFSVTSGKPIAAEALVRWMHPDRGVISPQKFITVFENNKFITKLDWCVLEEVCKFQKKRLDAGKVMLPISVNFSRLDCYKPMICENVLGLIEQYGLSPDMIKIEITETAYTMDKEQIIDVTNKFRSYGFQVLMDDFGSGYSSLNTLKDVNIDILKIDKRFIDDIEDSDKAGAIVSSVVRMARLIGMDIIAEGVETQYQKDFLRGIGCDTIQGYFYSKPLFENEFNEVIDKYSKLPIDKCVSDIRANDLNVESIWSGNKEVDALFGGLIGAMGMYELNPNGVLEIIRVNDGYYDLFGSSPGSVYSDLGLSFSRLEDESKDLLLNACSRAKYENQIINVELKKYHEDGHLMWLSCRVKHIGKSDNRDLFYILINDITEQKMRDTSRQISVYADMFKSFFNEIFEINTINKTVTVMYTDGRIGFETGMKFDIDTFMNFCRSNLADPKDYSSLDKNIKQSFENAPVFVDTYKVLDIDGNARWYECRVLKVNGSDLGIYLCCSADITEEKNIALSKENMRIAEHVNEEKKRLFAVLSRLNICVFELDLKNDVFIMDEQTEYEFNNFFGDICSISGFVNKTFGEDKNAFDSYLSKVKNGIFDSGITVRILMNSGEYGWFKLDTVRQTEKGEVKKIIGTIQKVDESLTDDIGIIREKEQLVSMLNSMQFGVGIFEYDSDSLVPKFYNNRLRELLEIFDGSVYTSSPYVNDLLVYISNVCGKYVNDKNGVNINLSEEHEYKCRDGSKAYANLSITIISFSKNKMVVYCVIDDITNRIEAENKFKEQGYVNSILVETSEYIILDYNAVTKSLTISMPVRDGKRKEYEYKDINSLSSVGWVYPEYLESIDELLFRENYSEDKKDDSIELLANIGGCGYRWHQAVFHYVPDSENKIVRVIGRISDIQIKKERELALSNALNEREKLLEKAEIDSVTGLLNRLTTEECIENKLSKIKSESAFVVYDIDNYEDINADLGHIKAEDYLKKVASVFEDSFRHGDIIGRMDSDVFVAFLTDVKAKDGVYNKVGKTMAKICLVSEEFGFGKMGTVSAGIAFSPDNGVDFMTLYKKANMALCKAKKSGGNSYTIYSEV; encoded by the coding sequence GTGACAAGTAATAAAAAACGAAAGATTCTTGTAGTTGATGACGTTGAGCAGAACCGTATGATATTATCTGAAATTTTAAAAGATGACTATACTGTTATTGAGGCTGATGACGGTGATGTTTGCCTTAAAAAATTGCGTGAAGATAAAGATATAATCTTAGTGTTGCTTGATATTGTAATGCCAAAAATGGACGGATTTCAGGTTTTAAGAGAGATGTCTAAAGATAAAGAACTACAGCACAAATCCGTAATTATTACAACGGCAGACAGGGCCATAGATGCTGAAATAAGAGCCTTGCGTGATGGAGCTGTGGATTTTCTTGAAAAGCCTTATAATTCTGATATAGTAAAATGCAGAGTGGATAATATCGTGACTCGTATAGTTTTGGAAAGCGAAATTCTTGAAGAAAAGCTTGATTTAGCCAATGAGCGTTTGGCTGCAATGGTAGATCTTATACCTGACGGCATAGCTATATTTGATTACTATGAGTCGGGCAGGGTGGATTTAGGATATTATAATGAATATTTTGCAAATATATTTAATATTACGCGCAGTATAGCTGATACGGAGAAAATATCTTTTGAAAGTTTAAATCAATTATTTGAATTGGACTTAATTTATCCGGGCGACAGGAGTCATCTTGAAGAAAAGGTTAAAAAATGTATTGATGATAGCGGAACTCTTACATGTCAGTTTAGAATTAAAAGGAATGGAGCGTTTAGCTGGGTTCGTATGTCTATGATTACATTTTTGGGTAGTAATGGAGTTTGCCGCTGTCATGTTTTATTCTCTGATATTTCTTCTGAAAAGGATAGAGAAGAACAGATAACCGACGCGCTTAATAAGCTTAGATATGTAACGAGACACGATAAATTAACTCAGATTTATAATAGAGAAACTTTCTGCGCTTCCACAGATAAGCTGCTCAGTGTCAATCCTTCTGTAAAATACTCAATTATTATGTGGGATATAAAAAACTTTAAAGTAATTAATGAGTTGTTTGGCAGCGATAAGGGCGATAAAATTCTTATATTAATAGCTGATACTTTAAAAAGTTTGGTAGGAAACAATGGAATTTACGGAAGAATGGAGTCTGATAAATTTGTTGTTTGTATTCCTGCAAGCCTATGTGATATAAATTCAATAATTAATAAAATGGATATGACGCTCAATAGCGCCAATATTGTTGATTATAATTTGAAAATTTTTGCTGGGATATATAATATCATCAATGATGAGAAAATACCAATAGACCAGATGTGCGACCGTGCCAATATGGCGCTTAAAAGCGCTAAGCGTGATTACGTGAACAGATATTCTTATTATGATTCTGAAATGCGTAAAATGGTTATGGAAGAAGAACTGATATTGAACGATATGGATACTGCTCTTCAAAATCAACAGTTTAAGGTATGCTATCAGCCGATTTTCAGCGTCACCAGCGGAAAGCCAATAGCTGCGGAAGCTTTGGTTAGGTGGATGCATCCTGATAGGGGCGTTATATCACCGCAGAAGTTTATAACAGTTTTTGAAAATAATAAGTTCATTACAAAATTGGACTGGTGTGTTCTTGAAGAGGTTTGCAAATTTCAAAAAAAGCGTCTCGACGCCGGAAAAGTTATGCTGCCTATTTCGGTTAACTTTTCCAGGCTTGATTGTTACAAACCTATGATATGTGAAAATGTTTTGGGGTTAATTGAACAATATGGACTAAGTCCCGATATGATAAAGATAGAGATTACAGAAACCGCCTATACAATGGATAAGGAACAGATAATAGATGTTACCAATAAGTTTAGGAGTTATGGGTTTCAAGTCCTTATGGACGATTTTGGAAGTGGGTATTCATCGCTTAACACTTTAAAAGATGTTAACATAGATATTTTGAAAATTGATAAAAGATTTATTGATGATATTGAAGATTCAGATAAGGCCGGTGCTATTGTTTCGAGTGTTGTTCGAATGGCAAGATTGATTGGCATGGATATTATTGCAGAGGGTGTGGAGACTCAGTATCAGAAAGACTTTCTTAGAGGTATCGGATGTGATACCATACAGGGATATTTTTATTCTAAGCCTTTGTTTGAGAATGAATTTAATGAGGTTATAGATAAATATAGTAAGCTGCCAATTGATAAATGTGTATCTGATATTAGAGCCAATGATTTGAATGTTGAGAGTATTTGGAGCGGAAATAAAGAAGTGGACGCTTTGTTTGGCGGACTCATCGGCGCTATGGGAATGTATGAACTTAATCCAAATGGAGTTCTTGAAATAATACGGGTTAATGACGGATATTATGATTTGTTTGGCTCGTCGCCAGGCAGTGTGTATTCTGATTTGGGTCTAAGTTTCAGCAGACTTGAGGATGAAAGCAAAGACTTGTTGCTGAACGCTTGCAGCAGAGCAAAATATGAAAACCAAATAATAAATGTTGAGCTTAAAAAGTATCATGAAGACGGTCATTTAATGTGGCTGTCATGCAGGGTAAAACATATTGGAAAAAGCGACAACAGAGACTTGTTTTATATATTGATAAATGATATAACAGAACAAAAGATGCGTGATACTTCACGGCAAATTTCTGTTTATGCGGATATGTTTAAATCATTTTTTAATGAAATTTTTGAAATAAATACAATTAATAAAACCGTAACGGTTATGTATACTGATGGCAGAATTGGTTTTGAGACAGGTATGAAGTTTGATATTGATACATTTATGAATTTCTGCAGGTCTAATTTGGCTGATCCTAAAGATTATAGTTCACTTGATAAAAATATAAAGCAGTCTTTTGAAAATGCACCTGTTTTTGTCGATACATATAAGGTTTTAGATATTGATGGTAATGCTAGATGGTATGAATGCAGGGTGCTGAAGGTTAACGGTTCAGATTTAGGCATATACCTTTGTTGTTCAGCAGATATTACTGAAGAGAAAAATATTGCTTTATCAAAAGAAAATATGAGAATAGCCGAGCATGTAAATGAGGAAAAGAAGCGTTTGTTTGCGGTTTTGAGCAGGCTTAATATATGTGTTTTCGAGTTAGATTTGAAAAATGACGTTTTTATTATGGATGAACAGACGGAATATGAATTTAATAACTTTTTCGGTGATATTTGCAGTATAAGCGGATTTGTTAATAAGACTTTTGGAGAAGACAAAAATGCTTTTGATAGCTATTTGTCAAAAGTTAAAAACGGCATATTTGATTCAGGAATAACTGTGAGAATTTTAATGAACTCAGGTGAATATGGCTGGTTTAAATTAGATACTGTGCGCCAAACCGAAAAAGGCGAAGTTAAAAAGATTATCGGCACGATACAAAAGGTAGATGAAAGTCTGACAGACGATATAGGAATCATAAGAGAAAAAGAACAGCTTGTAAGTATGCTGAATTCTATGCAGTTTGGAGTTGGAATTTTTGAGTATGATTCTGATAGTTTGGTACCGAAATTTTATAATAACCGTCTGAGAGAATTGCTTGAAATTTTTGACGGCAGTGTTTATACGTCGTCTCCTTATGTTAATGATTTACTGGTTTATATTTCTAATGTATGCGGCAAATATGTTAATGATAAAAATGGTGTTAATATAAATTTGTCAGAGGAACATGAATATAAATGTAGAGACGGTTCAAAAGCTTATGCAAATCTTAGTATAACTATAATTAGTTTCAGCAAAAATAAAATGGTAGTTTATTGTGTTATAGATGATATAACAAATAGAATTGAGGCGGAAAACAAATTTAAAGAGCAAGGATATGTAAACTCAATTTTGGTTGAGACGTCTGAGTATATAATATTAGATTATAATGCTGTAACTAAAAGTCTTACTATATCCATGCCGGTGCGTGATGGAAAAAGAAAAGAATACGAATACAAAGATATTAACTCTCTCAGTTCGGTAGGGTGGGTGTATCCTGAATATTTGGAATCAATTGATGAATTGCTGTTTAGGGAAAATTATTCTGAAGACAAAAAGGATGACAGCATAGAACTTTTAGCGAATATAGGAGGATGCGGATACAGATGGCACCAAGCTGTTTTTCATTATGTTCCTGACAGTGAGAATAAAATAGTTAGAGTTATCGGCAGAATTTCTGATATACAAATTAAAAAAGAGAGAGAACTTGCCTTGAGCAACGCTTTAAACGAAAGAGAAAAATTGTTGGAAAAAGCCGAGATAGACAGTGTTACGGGACTTCTCAACAGATTAACTACAGAGGAGTGTATTGAAAATAAATTGTCCAAAATAAAATCTGAGAGTGCGTTTGTGGTTTATGATATAGATAACTACGAAGATATAAACGCAGACCTGGGACATATAAAAGCAGAAGATTATTTGAAAAAAGTTGCTTCAGTGTTTGAGGACAGTTTTAGACATGGAGATATTATCGGCAGAATGGATTCGGATGTGTTTGTAGCATTTTTAACTGATGTTAAAGCAAAGGATGGAGTCTATAATAAGGTCGGCAAAACAATGGCAAAAATTTGCTTAGTTTCTGAGGAGTTTGGATTTGGCAAAATGGGCACAGTAAGCGCAGGAATAGCATTTTCTCCGGATAATGGCGTGGACTTTATGACTCTTTATAAAAAAGCTAATATGGCTTTGTGCAAAGCTAAAAAATCAGGAGGCAATTCTTATACAATTTATAGTGAAGTTTAA
- a CDS encoding glycoside hydrolase family 3 N-terminal domain-containing protein has translation MIKKILEKTMVLIAVVIFIGTVNVLAADNNHITVYVNDSILDADVNAQIINSITMVPMRAIFEALGAEVNWNEENQTAVGTKDGVTISLTIGSRTMYVGDSVKKLDSPPLIVSDRTLMPVRAVSEAFGFEVNWDEPTKSAYIGSHNRLDSLKQKVSEMGIDDKIYQMMIVTPESITGVEKATKAGEATKAAIEKYPVGGLVYFSKNIVSENQIKNMINNSQSYSKIPLFISVDEEGGRVARLGNAGIGFPKIPPMKEIGDSKDVGKASEAGETLGTALKEYGFNLNFAPDADVEINSNSSIGDRSFGSDPQLVGQMASAEIRAMQSKGVSSCMKHFPGLGAAEGDTHNGFVATDRSLEEMNLCEFVPFSYGAAADCDFVMVGHISARKITESDVPSSMSSRVIAMLRNDIGFSGVVITDALDMGAIIKTYTTSEACIAAVNAGDDILLMPSDIDEAHFALANAAKEGILTEDRINSSVMRILDKKMSRGLINY, from the coding sequence ATGATAAAGAAAATATTAGAAAAAACCATGGTTTTAATTGCGGTAGTTATATTTATAGGAACGGTAAATGTACTAGCAGCTGATAACAACCACATTACTGTTTATGTAAATGATTCAATATTGGACGCTGATGTTAATGCGCAAATAATTAACAGCATAACAATGGTTCCAATGCGCGCTATTTTTGAAGCTCTAGGAGCTGAGGTAAACTGGAATGAGGAAAATCAAACTGCAGTCGGCACAAAAGATGGCGTTACAATAAGTCTGACAATAGGAAGCAGAACAATGTATGTCGGTGACAGCGTTAAAAAATTAGATAGTCCGCCTTTGATAGTTTCTGATAGAACATTAATGCCGGTCAGAGCTGTTTCAGAAGCTTTTGGATTTGAAGTGAACTGGGACGAACCAACTAAATCTGCTTATATAGGAAGCCATAACAGGCTTGACAGTTTAAAGCAGAAGGTTTCAGAAATGGGTATTGATGATAAGATATATCAAATGATGATTGTAACTCCTGAATCAATAACCGGGGTTGAAAAAGCTACTAAAGCCGGTGAGGCAACAAAGGCGGCAATAGAAAAATATCCCGTTGGAGGTTTGGTATATTTTTCTAAAAATATTGTCAGCGAGAATCAAATAAAAAATATGATTAATAATTCTCAGTCCTATTCTAAAATCCCCTTATTTATATCTGTTGATGAGGAGGGTGGAAGAGTAGCAAGGCTCGGGAATGCCGGTATTGGTTTTCCTAAAATTCCACCTATGAAAGAGATTGGCGATTCTAAGGATGTTGGAAAAGCTTCAGAGGCAGGTGAAACGCTTGGAACAGCGCTGAAAGAATATGGTTTTAATCTTAATTTTGCTCCGGACGCGGATGTTGAAATCAATTCTAATTCCTCAATAGGCGACCGTTCGTTTGGCAGTGACCCTCAGCTTGTTGGACAAATGGCGTCAGCCGAAATCAGAGCCATGCAGTCAAAAGGGGTTAGTTCCTGTATGAAGCATTTTCCCGGGCTTGGTGCGGCTGAAGGAGATACTCATAACGGTTTTGTTGCAACTGACAGGTCTTTAGAAGAAATGAATTTATGTGAGTTTGTACCGTTTTCATACGGAGCCGCAGCAGACTGTGATTTTGTTATGGTAGGTCATATATCAGCCCGAAAGATTACTGAAAGTGATGTTCCGTCATCTATGTCTTCAAGAGTGATAGCTATGCTTAGAAACGATATTGGTTTCAGCGGCGTTGTAATAACTGACGCCTTAGACATGGGAGCAATAATTAAGACTTATACGACGTCGGAAGCGTGTATAGCAGCAGTAAATGCAGGAGACGATATTTTGCTTATGCCCTCTGATATAGATGAAGCTCATTTTGCCTTAGCGAATGCTGCTAAGGAAGGTATTTTAACAGAAGACAGGATTAATTCCAGTGTTATGAGAATCTTAGATAAAAAAATGTCTAGGGGGTTAATTAATTATTAA